One Helicobacter pylori NCTC 11637 = CCUG 17874 = ATCC 43504 = JCM 12093 genomic window, CGCTCGCTTATAAAATCTATGAATATTATTTCAAATACAAACCTAAAAATGCAAAGCTAGAACAAATTATTATTGAAAATCCTAAATCTAGTATTATGGTTAAAAACGCTCAAAAAACCCAAGATAAATACCCCTTTTTTACAAGCGGAGATAATATCCTATCTTATCCTAAAGCGATCATTGATGGCAGAAATTGCTTTTTAAACACTGGGGGTAATGCTGGTATTAAATTTTATGTAGGCAAAGCTTCTTATTCAACGGATACTTGGTGTATTTGCGCTAACGAATTTAGCGACTATTTATATTTACTGCTCTCAAGTATAAAAAACCATATCAATCAAAGCTTTTTTCAAGGAACTAGCCTTAAACACTTACAAAAAAATTTGCTTAAAAAATATCCCATTTACATGCCGTCCGCGCATGAAATTAAAAAATTTAATCAAATTATGATGCCACTACTCACGCTTATATCCATTAACACTAGAACTTCTAAAAAATTAGAACAAATCAGAGATTTTCTACTCCCCCTACTCCTAAAACAACAAGTCAAACCTAAATGAAAAATTTTAGAACAAAACTTTTTTAAGGGGTAAAAACCCTTTAGTTACAAGAAAGAGAAGTTTTGTCATTAAAAGAAATTTTTTAAAGAAAAAGAAGTTTCAAAAATTAAAAGTTTGAGTCAAATCCGCTAGTAAAATTTGACCCCAGCGCTCTTGCGCCAGAGCCAAAATTTTAGTATAATGGCATTGCGGTTACCATTAAAACTATGATTACTAGTCTCATGTTAGGTTATCTCCTTTCTGAGGTAACCACCCACTGTTACCCCCAACCCTAACACACTCCAAATACCGCAACCAAAGAGAAAACCAAAAGATTACTACTTGCGTCCGTTTATTATAGAAACAATCAACCCAAAAAACGCTAAAAAAATTTTAAGCGATCTTTTAGGGTTAAATGAAGTTTTATTCAAAAAATGAAGTTTTACAAAAAAGAGTTTTTAAACAACAACTAAGCAAACTCGCGCTACAATCTCCCTTTTTGATTGCGGAGTATGGCGCAGCCTGATTAGCGCGCACCCTTGGGGTGGGTGAGGTCGTGGGTTTGAATCCCGCTACTCCGACCATGACTTTTTAAAAAAGCTTCAATCATTATCATTTCATTATATAATCACACTAAACAAAATCAATTTTTAAACATGATGATTGAAAGGATTTTTATTGAATCGTTTCTTTAACCGAGAGCTTTCATGGTTAGCTTTTAACACAAGGGTTTTGAACGAAGCCAAAGATGAGAGCTTGCCTTTATTAGAGCGCTTGAAATTTTTAGCCATTTATGACACGAATTTAGACGAATTTTACATGATAAGAGTGGCAGGGCTTAAACAACTCTATGAGCATAAAATCGCCTCTAAAGGCATTGATGGCGCAAGCCCTGAAGAACAATTAGAAAAAATCAAGCATTATTTAGCGCATGAAATTGAAGAAAGGGAATTAGAATTTCAAAAAATCCAAGCCCTACTCTTTAAAAAAGGGCTTTGCATCACCCCCTATAATGAATTGAATTTAGAGCAAAAAGCTAAGGCTAAAACCTATTTTAAAGAACAACTTTATGCGTTAGTTTTGCCTTTTAAGTTGGATTCTTCGCACACTTTCCCGCCTTTAGCGAATCTGACTTTCGCGCTTTTTGCCCGCATTAAAGACAAAGAAACTCAAATTACCTCCTATGCACTCATCAAACTCCCCTCTTTTATCTTCCGTTTTGTGGAGCTAGAAAAGGGCTTGTTTGCGCTGGCTGAAGAAATCGTAGAAGCGCATTTAGAAGAATTGTTTTTAGAGCATGAGATTTTAGATTGCATGGCGTTTAGGGTAACTTGCGATGCGGATATTGCCATCACTGAAGATGAAGCGCATGATTATGCGGATTTGATGAGTAAGAGTTTGAGGAAAAGAAATCAAGGCGAAATCGTGCGCTTGCAAACCCAAAAAGGGAGTCAAGAGCTTTTAAAAACCCTTTTAGCGTCTTTAAGGAGTTTTCAAACCCACTCTTACAAAAAGCACAAACTCACCGGCATGCATGCCTATAAGAGTGCGATCATGCTCAATTTAGGGGATTTGTGGGAATTAGTCAATCATAGCGATTTTAAAGCGCTTAAATCGCCCAATTTCACGCCCAAAATCCACCCTCATTTCAATGAAAACGATCTCTTTAAATCCATAGAAAAACAAGATCTGTTGCTGTTTCATCCTTATGAAAGTTTTGAGCCTGTGATTGATCTCATAGAGCAAGCCGCTAGCGATCCGAGCACCCTTTCTATCAAAATGACGCTTTATCGTGTGGGCAAGCATTCCCCCATTGTCAAAGCCTTAATTGAAGCGGCGAGCAAGATTCAAGTGAGCGTTTTAGTGGAATTAAAAGCGCGCTTTGATGAAGAAAGTAATCTGCACTGGGCAAAAGCTTTAGAAAGGGCGGGCGCGTTAGTCGTTTATGGCGTTTTCAAACTCAAAGTGCATGCCAAAATGCTCGTAATCACTAAAAAAACAGACAACCAATTACGCCATTTCACCCATTTAAGCACGGGCAATTACAACCCTTTGAGCGCTAAAATCTATACCGATGTGAGTTTTTTTAGCGCTAAAAATGAAATCGCTAACGACATTATCAAGCTTTTTCATTCCTTGCTTACGAGCAGCGCGACTAATAGCGCCCTAGAAACGCTTTTTATGGCGCCCAAACAGATCAAGCCTAAAATCATTGAACTCATTCAAAATGAAATGAATCACAAACAAGAAGGCTATATCATTTTAAAAGCCAACGCTCTAGTGGATAGCGAAATCATTGAATGGCTCTATCAAGCCTCCCAAAAAGGGGTTAAAATCGATCTCATTATTAGAGGGATTTGCTGTTTAAAGCCCCAAGTCAAGGGATTGAGTGAAAATATCAGGGTGTATTCCATTGTGGGGAAATATTTAGAACATGCACGCATTTATTATTTTAAACATGAAAATATCTATTTTTCTAGCGCGGATTTAATGCCCAGGAATTTAGAAAGGCGCGTGGAATTGCTCATTCCCGCCACAAACCCAAAGATCGCTAATAAATTATTGCATATTTTAGAAGTCCAATTAAAAGACACCTTGAAACGCTACGAGTTAAATTCTAAAGGTTGTTATAGTAAAGTTTCAAACCCTAACGATCCTTTAAATTCGCAGGATTATTTTGAAAAACAAGCCCTTAAAACCTTTTAAGGGTTATCGTTCAAATCATAAAAGATAAGGATTTAAATGCTTTATTCATTGTTAAAAAAATATCTTTTTAGCCTGGACGCTGAAGACGCGCATGAAAAAGTTTGCAAGATTTTAAGAACGCTTTCTTCATCGCCTTTTTTGTGTGGTTTGATTGATTCTCAATGGGGTTATAAAAACCCAAAGCTTGAAAATGAAATTTTAGGCTTGCATTTCCCTAACCCCTTAGGTTTAGCTGCCGGTTTTGATAAAAACGCTTCCATGCTCAGGGCGTTAATTGCTTTTGGGTTTGGCTATTTAGAAGCAGGCACTCTCACCAATAAAGCGCAAATGGGGAATGAAAGACCAAGGCTTTTTAGGCACATTGAAGAAGAGTCCTTACAAAATGCGATGGGGTTCAATAATTATGGGGCGGTTTTAGGAGTAAGATCGTTTAAGCGCTTCGCCCCCTATAAAACCCCTATTGGCATCAATTTAGGCAAAAACAAACACATAGAGCAAGCGCATGCCCTAGAAGATTACAAGGCAGTTTTAAATAAATGTTTAAACATTGGCGATTATTACACTTTCAACCTTTCTTCGCCCAACACCCCTAATTTAAGGGATTTACAAAATAAAGCGTTTGTGAATGAGCTTTTTTGCATGGCTAAAGAAATGACCCATAAACCTTTATTTTTAAAAATCGCCCCGGATTTAGAAACAGATGACATGTTAGAAATTGTCAATAGCGCTATTGAATCAGGAGCGCATGGGATTATTGCGACTAACACCACGATTGATAAAAGCCTGGTGTTCGCTCCTAAAGAAATGGGGGGCTTGAGCGGGAAATGCTTGACTAAAAAAAGCCGTGAAATTTTTAAAGAATTGGCTAAAGCCTTTTTTAATAAAAGCATTCTTGTTTCTGTGGGGGGGATTAGCGATGCCAAAGAAGCTTATGAAAGGATTAAAATGGGAGCGAGTCTGTTACAAATTTATAGCGCTTTTATTTACAAAGGGCCAAATTTATGCCAAAATATTCTTAAAGATTTGGTAAAATTACTCCAAAAAGATGGATTTTTGAGCGTCAAAGAGGCTATAGGAGCGGATTTAAGATGAAATATTTTTCTGTTAAAAGACTTTTGAGGCGTTGTTCTGTCTTATCAGTAACCTTAGGAGTGAGCATGCACGCACAATCTTACTTACCCAAACATGAGAGCGTTACCTTAAAAAACGGGTTGCAAGTCGTGAGCGTCCCCTTAGAAAATAAAACCGGGGTTATAGAAGTGGATGTGCTTTATAAAGTCGGCTCTAGAAACGAAGTCATGGGCAAGAGCGGGATTGCTCACATGTTGGAGCATTTGAATTTTAAAAGCACCAAAAACCTTAAAGCCGGCGAATTTGATAAGATCGTTAAGCGTTTTGGGGGCGTGAGTAACGCTTCTACAAGTTTTGATATTACACGCTATTTCATTAAAACCAGTCAAGCTAACTTGGATAAGTCTTTAGAATTGTTCGCTGAAACCATGGGTTCTTTGAATTTAAAAGAAGATGAGTTTTTGCCTGAGCGTCAAGTAGTCACTGAAGAAAGGCGATGGCGCACCGATAATTCCCCTATCGGCATGCTTTATTTCCGCTTTTTTAACACCGCTTATGTCTATCACCCCTACCATTGGACGCCCATCGGTTTTATGGACGATATTCAAAACTGGACTTTAAAAGACATTAAAAAATTCCATTCGCTCTATTATCAGCCTAAAAACGCTATCGTTTTGGTGGTAGGTGATGTCAATTCCCAAAAGGTTTTTGAATTGAGTAAAAAGCATTTTGAATCCTTAAAAAACCTTGATGAAAAAGCTATCCCCACCCCTTATATGAAAGAGCCTAAGCAAGATGGAGCCAGAACGGCAGTCGTGCATAAAGATGGGGTCCATTTAGAATGGGTGGCCCTTGGATATAAAGTGCCTGCTTTCAAGCATAAAGATCAAGTCGCCTTAGACGCGTTAAGCAAGCTTTTAGGCGAAGGCAAAAGCTCGTGGTTGCAAAGCGAATTAGTGGATAAAAAACGCTTGGCTTCTCAAGCTTTCTCACACAACATGCAATTACAAGATGAAAGCGTGTTTTTATTCATTGCGGGGGGTAATCCTAATATCAAAGCCGAAGATTTACAAAAAGAAATCGTAGTGCTTTTAGAAAAGCTTAAAAAAGGCGAAATCACTCAAGCGGAGTTAGACAAACTCAAAATCAATCAAAAAGCTGACTTTATTTCTAATTTAGAAAGTTCTAGCGATGTTGCGGGGCTTTTTGCGGACTATTTAGTGCAAAACGATATTCAAGGCTTGACGGATTACCAGCGACAATTTTTGGATTTAAAAGTGAGCGATTTGGTGCGTGTGGCCAATGAATATTTTAAAGACACCCAATCAACCACCGTGTTTTTGAAACCTTAAAAGAGCCTTATAACATGCAATTTCATTCATCTAGCGCGTTAATTACGCCTTTTAAAAAAGATTTGAGCGTTGATGAGGCCGCTTATGAAGCCTTGATCAAGCGCCAAATTCTTCAGGGCATGGACGCATGCGTGCCTGTTGGCACAACAGGAGAATCCGCCACGCTCACCCACAAAGAGCATATGCGTTGCATTGAAATCGCCATAGAAACTTGCAAAAACACTAAAACGCTCTCAAATTCGCGCATGAAAGTGTTAGCCGGCGTGGGCAGTAACGCCACGAGCGAGTCCCTTTCTTTAGCAAAGTTCGCTCAAAAAATCGGCGCGGATGCGATTTTATGCGTAAGCCCCTATTATAACCGCCCCACCCAACAAGGCTTGTTTGAACATTATAAAACCATCGCTCAATCAGTGGAAATCCCTGTCATGCTTTATGATGTGCCAAGTAGAACAGGCGTGTCTATTGAAGTCCCAACCGCTCTCAAACTCTTTAGAGAAGTCCCTAACATTAAAGCCATTAAAGAAGCGTCTGGCTCTTTGAAAAGAGTAACAGAATTGCATTATTATGAAAAAGATTTTAAAATTTTTAGTGGGGAAGATTCGCTCAACCACTCCATCATGTTTTCAGGGGGGTGCGGCGTGATTTCAGTGACCGGTAATTTAATGCCTAATCTGATTTCACAAATGGTCAATTGCGCGCTCAAACAAAAATACCAACAAGCCCTAGAAATCCAAAATAAGCTTTTTTGTTTGCACCAAGCCCTTTTTGTAGAAACAAATCCCATCCCTATTAAAATGGCTATGCATTTAGCCGGCTTGATTGAAAACCCAAGTTACAGACTGCCTTTAGTGGCTCCAAGCAAAGAAACGATCAAACTTTTAGAAAAAACTTTACAACAATATGAGGTAATTGCATGAATGGTTCCAATCACATGAAAAATAAAACCCTAGTGATCAGCGGCGCGACTAGAGGGATTGGCAAGGCGATATTGTATCGCTTCGCTCAAAGCGGCGTGAATATCGCTTTCACTTACAATAAAAATGTTGAAGAAGCCAACAAAATCATAGAAGATGTGGAGCAAAAATATTCCATTAAAGCCAAAGCCTACCCTCTTAATGTTTTAGAGCCTGAGCAATACACAGAGCTTTTCAAGCAAATTGACGCTGATTTTGACAGAGTGGATTTTTTTATTTCTAACGCTATTATTTATGGGCGCTCTGTCGTGGGCGGATTTGCGCCGTTTATGCGATTAAAACCTAAGGGGTTAAACAATATTTACACAGCCACCGTGTTAGCGTTTGTGGTAGGGGCTCAAGAAGCGGCAAAACGCATGCAAAAAATAGGCGGCGGAGCGATCGTGAGCTTAAGCTCTACCGGGAATTTGGTCTATATGCCCAATTACGCCGGGCATGGCAATTCTAAAAATGCCGTAGAAACCATGGTCAAATACGCTGCTGTGGATTTAGGCGAATTTAACATTAGAGTGAATGCGGTTAGTGGTGGGCCTATTGATACAGACGCTTTGAAAGCTTTCCCTGATTATGTGGAGATTAAAGAAAAAGTAGAAGAGCAATCGCCCCTAAAACGCATGGGCAATCCTAACGATCTAGCCGGAGCGGCTTATTTTTTATGCGATGAAACCCAAAGCGGTTGGCTTACAGGGCAAACGATCGTTGTAGATGGCGGGACCACTTTTAAATAAAGATATTTCTTGCAAAACATTATCCACATCCACCAAAACAAAGAGTTGCAATCCATTAAAAAATGCTTGTTGGGCTATTTCTTCGCCCCTTTGTGTGGGGCTGTTTTGTTGGTGCTTTTTCTTGTTTCAAGTGGGGCAAAATCGTTTCACATTTCTAATCTCTTCAATAATCAATTGGCTTATATCGTGTTATTGTCTCTTTTTTTGTGTGCGATTGGGTTTATTGCCGGAGCGATTGGTTTTTACAGGCTTTCTAAAATCACACGCCATTTGAGTTTTTTTGAAAATTTCGCTTTCAGTTTTTTAGCGGTGATTTTATGCGCCCTTTTAAGCTATCTTATCCCTAACGCCAGTAACGCTTTTTCGCTAATCGGCAATGGGGTTTCTCTTTTTTATTTGCACAAACTCTATAGAGAATTGAGCCTTTATACGCAAGAAAGGTTTTTTTTAAGCGGGTTTAGGTTGTTGCTTTTTAGTTTCATGTTGGCTCTTTTAGGGATTTTAGTGCAAGCGTTAGTTATCATTTTTTTAACGATCGCTGTGATTTTAATGTGTGTGGCGCTTGGCTTTTTGGCACGCGCGTTTTTGAATTTTTCACAAGTCTTTTTGAAAGCATGAAAGTTTTAAAACTCCTACCCAATTTTTTGACGATTTTACGCATTGTTTTATCCTTATTTTTATTATTTTTATTGTTAAACACGCGCACTTATTTTAGTTTTTTAACCCCCTTTCACATCAACATGATTTCTTCATTGGTTTTTTTGTTTGCCGCGCTCACGGATTTATTGGACGGCTATATCGCTAGAAGCTATAAAGCCAAATCGCGCTTTGGGGAAATCTTTGACCCTCTAGCGGATAAAATCCTTATTTTGAGCGCGTTTTTAGGGTTAGTTTATTTGGATCGTGTGAATGCGTGGATCCCGTTTGTGATTTTAGGGCGTGAATTTTTTATTTCAGGGCTTAGAGTCTTAGCCGCTAATGAAAAAAAGGATATTCCTGTCAATGCGTTAGGCAAGTATAAAACCGTTTCTCAAGTCGTAGCGATTAGCGCTTTATTGGCTGATGTAACTTACTCTTATGTGCTTGTGGCTATAGCGGTTTTTTTAACCCTTTATTCGGGGATAGATTACACGATTAAATATTATAAATCTTAATGTTTTAAAAGGAGTTTTTAGCGTTTTTTAAAAAAACCTTAAAACGCTTAAAAAACTATCGCTTGATCAAGCTCTTTTACTATTTAATCTTTAAAAAATGCTTTTGATCGTTTTTTTTAAATTTTATTTTCAATATTCAATTAAAAAAAATCATTTTATTTTATTTTTGTTATAATTCAAGCTATTTTTATTTTCAATCTAAGGAGGTGTCGCATGGACAATCAAAAGATAACGCATCAAGAAATAACGCAAAAACAAGGCGAGCTTAAAAGAGACATGAAAATGCGCCATCTCTTAATGATTGCATTTGGGGGAGCGATTGGCACAGGGCTTTTTGTAGGCACTGGGGGTAATATTGCGAACGCTGGCCCTTTAGGGACCTTGATCGCTTATTGTTTTGGAGGGCTTGTGGTTTATTGCATCATGCTCTCTTTAGGCGAATTGGCTAGCGTTTATCCCACTACGGGCAGTTTTGGAGATTATGCGGCTAAATTCATAGGCCCTGGCACGGGCTATATGGTTTTTTGGATGTATTGGCTTGGCTGGGTGATCACGGTGGCGTTAGAATACATCGCTATAGGCATGCTCATGCAACGCTGGTTTGTAAATATTCCTATCCATTATTGGGTTATTTTATGCATTGCGTTAGTTTTTTTATTGAACTTTTTTTCGGTTAAAATTTTTGCCGAGGGCGAATTTTTCTTTAGCCTGATTAAAGTTTTAGCGGTGATCGCTTTTATAAGCATTGGCGTAATTGGGATCATTTATCAAATCTATTTGCATGGGTTTAGTTCTATTTTTGATAACTTCCATTTTGGCGATAAAGGGTTTTTCCCTAACGGAAGCGCAGCGGTTTTTAGCGCGATGCTCGCTGTCATTTTTGCTTTCACTGGCACAGAGGTGATTGGGGTGGCTGTGGGAGAGACTAAAAACGCTAGCGAAGTGATGCCCAAAGCGATTAAAGCGACCTTGTGGCGGATTGTCTTTTTCTTTTTAGGCTCTGTGTTTGTCATTTCTGTTTTTTTGCCCATGAACGATTCTTCTATCGCGCAAAGCCCTTTTGTGAGCGTTTTAGAGCGCATCAATTTGCCCTTTATTGGCATGGGTATCCCTTATGTGGCTGATATAATGAACGCTGTTATCATTACGGCGATGTTTTCTACCGCTAATTCAGGGCTTTATGGAGCGAGCCGCATGATTTATGGGCTGTCCAAACAAAAGATGTTTTTTAAGGTTTTTTCCCAACTCAACCGACAAGGCACGCCCACTTATGCGATGTTTTTTTCCCTTTCTTTTTCTCTCATAGGGCTTTTAGTCCAAATTTATGCCAAAGAAAATGTCGTGGAAGCTTTGATTAATGTGATCAGTTTCACGGTGATTATTGTGTGGGTTAGCGTGTCTGTTTCGCAATATTCTTTCCGCAAGCAATACTTAAAAGCCGGGCATTCTTTAGAGGATTTGCCTTATAAAGCCCCTTTCCTGCCCTTTTTGCAACTCATAGGGATCACTGGGTGTGTCATCGGCGTGATTGGTTCAGCTATGGATAAGGATCAACGCATTGGGATGATTTTAACGATTGTTTTTGCTGTTATTTGTTACATTGGATACTATTTTACACAAAAAGCTAATGAAAATAACAAAAAAGATTTGATATAATCTCTTTTTAATTTTGAAATTGACATTAATCAAGGAAGTAACCATGATGAAAAAAACCCTTTTTATCTCTTTGGCTTTAGCGTTAAGCTTGAATGCGGGCAATATCCAAATCCAAAACATGCCCAAAGTTAAAGAGCGAGTGAGTGTCCCCTCTAAAGACGATACGATCTATTCTTACCACGATTCTATTAAGGATTCGATTAAGGCGGTGGTGAATATCTCTACTGAAAAAAAGATTAAAAACAATTTTATAGGTGGCGGTGTGTTTAATGACCCCTTTTTCCAACAATTTTTTGGGGATTTGGGTGGCATGATCCCTAAAGAAAGAATGGAAAGGGCTTTAGGCAGCGGTGTCATCATTTCTAAAGACGGCTATATTGTAACTAATAACCATGTGATTGATGGCGCGGATAAGATTAAAGTGACCATTCCAGGGAGCAATAAAGAATATTCCGCTACTTTAGTAGGCACGGATTCTGAAAGCGATTTAGCCGTGATTCGCATCACTAAAGACAACTTGCCCACGATCAAATTCTCTGATTCTAACGATATTTCAGTGGGCGATTTGGTTTTTGCGATTGGTAACCCTTTTGGCGTGGGTGAAAGCGTTACTCAAGGCATTGTTTCAGCGCTCAATAAAAGCGGGATTGGGATCAACAGCTATGAGAATTTCATTCAAACAGACGCCTCTATTAATCCTGGAAATTCCGGCGGCGCTTTAATTGATAGCCGTGGAGGGTTAGTGGGGATTAATACCGCTATCATCTCTAAAACTGGGGGCAACCACGGCATTGGCTTTGCCATCCCTTCTAACATGGTTAAAGATATTGTAACCCAACTCATCAAAACCGGTAAGATTGAAAGAGGTTACTTGGGCGTGGGCTTGCAAGATTTGAGCGGCGATTTGCAAAATTCTTATGACAATAAAGAAGGGGCGGTAGTCATTAGCGTAGAAAAAGACTCCCCGGCTAAAAAAGCAGGGATTTTGGTGTGGGATTTGATCACCGAAGTCAATGGCAAAAAGGTTAAAAACACGAACGAATTGAGAAATCTAATCGGCTCTATGCTACCCAATCAAAGGGTAACCTTAAAGGTCATTAGAGACAAAAAAGAACGCGCCTTCACCCTCACACTTGCTGAAAGGAAAAACCCTAACAAAAAAGAAACCATTTCTGCTCAAAACGGCGCGCAAGGCCAATTGAACGGGCTTCAAGTAGAAGATTTAACCCAAAAAACCAAAAGGTCTATGCGTTTGAGCGATGATGTTCAAGGGGTTTTAGTCTCTCAAGTGAATGAAAATTCCCCAGCAGAGCAAGCCGGATTTAGGCAAGGTAACATTATCACAAAAATTGAAGAGGTTGAAGTTAAAAGCGTTGCGGATTTTAACCATGCTTTAGAAAAGTATAAAGGCAAACCCAAACGATTCTTAGTTTTAGATTTGAATCAAGGTTATAGGATCATTTTGGTGAAATGATAGAGGTGGGTTGTTAGTCGCATGTCTTTGATTAGAGTGAATGGGGAAGCTTTTAAACTCTCTTTAGAAAGTTTAGAAGAAGACCCTTTTGAAACTAAAGAAACGCTAGAAACGCTTGTTAAACAAACGAGCGTTGTTTTATTAGCCGCTGGGGAATCTAGGCGTTTTTCTCAAACAATCAAAAAACAATGGCTGCGCTCTAATCATACCCCCTTATGGCTCAGCGTTTATGAAAGCTTTAAAAAAGCCCTAGACTTTAAAGAAATCCTTTTAGTCGTAAGCGAATTGGATTATATTTACATCCAACGCCATTATCCTGAAATCAAGCTTGTAAAAGGCGGGGCATCAAGGCAAGAATCCGTGCGTAACGCTTTAAAAATGATTGATAGCGCTTACACGCTCACCAGTGATGCGGCTAGGGGTTTAGCCAATATGGAAGCGCTCAAAAGTTTGTTTTTAACCCTCCAACAAACCAGCCATTATTGCATCGCTCCTTACTTGCCTTGCTATGACACAGCGATCTATTATAACGAAGCTTTAGATAGAGAAGCGATCAAACTCATTCAAACCCCGCAATTAAGCCACACCAAAGCGCTCCAATCAGCCCTAAATCAAGGGGATTTTAAAGATGAAAGCAGCGCGATTTTACAAGCTTTCCCTAATCGTGTGAGCTATATTGAAGGCAGTAAGGATTTGCACAAGCTCACCACGAGCGGCGATTTGAAACATTTCGCGCTCTTTTTCAACCCAGCAAAAGACACTTTTATAGGCATGGGCTTTGATACGCATGCGTTCATTAAAGATAAGCCTATGGTTTTAGGGGGGGTTGTTTTGGATTGCGAGTTTGGGTTAAAGGCTCATAGCGACGGCGATGCTTTGTTGCACGCGGTTATTGATGCGATTTTAGGAGCGATTAAAGGGGGGGATATTGGCGAATGGTTCCCTGATAATGACCCCAAATACAAAAACGCCTCTTCTAAAGAGCTTTTAAAAATCGTGTTGGATTTTTCTCAAAGCATTGGGTTTGAATTGTTTGAAATGGGGGCGACTATTTTTAGCGAGATCCCTAAAATCACCCCTTACAAACCGGCGATTTTAGAGAATTTGAGCCAACTTTTAGGTTTAGAAAAATCTCAAATCAGCTTGAAAGCCACCACAATGGAAAAAATGGGGTTCATTGGCCAACAAGAAGGGCTGTTAGTCCAAGCGCATGTGAGCATGCGTTATAAACAAAAACTTTAAACGCGATAAAAGGAAGAATTGATGAAAATCTTAATCATTGAAGACGATTTAGCGCTAGCCAGGAGTATTTCGCATAATTTGCATGATTTAGGGCATTTTTGCGAGATCATCTCTAGCATTTCAGAAGAAAATAAAGAGCCTTATGATGTGATTTTGGTTTCTTCTAAAGTTTGCACTCAAGGGCGTTGCGAACATTTTGTGCGTTATAATTCCAAGCAAATCATTATCATGATGGCTTCGCATGTCAATGAAGATGGCGTGAATAAACCCATTCAAGCGGGAGCGAGAGATTATATTCTAAAGCCTTTTAAAATGGACGAGTTGTTGCGTAAAATCCAATACCACAAAGCCTACCAAGAAATGACCGCTCGCTTGGGATTTTATGAAAATTACTTAGACTTTATCCATGCGGAATTGCCCTTGCCTAAAGATTTTTCTTATAGGCCGCCTTTCATCATCCACACGCCCTCTCAAGAGCTTGCGAACGCTTATTTATTGCAATACGCTAAAGAAAGGCAAATGGATTTTTCTTTTTTCTCTTTAAAGGATACCACTTGGAAAGATCTATACAAGAATAAAGA contains:
- a CDS encoding bifunctional 2-C-methyl-D-erythritol 4-phosphate cytidylyltransferase/2-C-methyl-D-erythritol 2,4-cyclodiphosphate synthase; its protein translation is MSLIRVNGEAFKLSLESLEEDPFETKETLETLVKQTSVVLLAAGESRRFSQTIKKQWLRSNHTPLWLSVYESFKKALDFKEILLVVSELDYIYIQRHYPEIKLVKGGASRQESVRNALKMIDSAYTLTSDAARGLANMEALKSLFLTLQQTSHYCIAPYLPCYDTAIYYNEALDREAIKLIQTPQLSHTKALQSALNQGDFKDESSAILQAFPNRVSYIEGSKDLHKLTTSGDLKHFALFFNPAKDTFIGMGFDTHAFIKDKPMVLGGVVLDCEFGLKAHSDGDALLHAVIDAILGAIKGGDIGEWFPDNDPKYKNASSKELLKIVLDFSQSIGFELFEMGATIFSEIPKITPYKPAILENLSQLLGLEKSQISLKATTMEKMGFIGQQEGLLVQAHVSMRYKQKL
- a CDS encoding Do family serine endopeptidase — encoded protein: MMKKTLFISLALALSLNAGNIQIQNMPKVKERVSVPSKDDTIYSYHDSIKDSIKAVVNISTEKKIKNNFIGGGVFNDPFFQQFFGDLGGMIPKERMERALGSGVIISKDGYIVTNNHVIDGADKIKVTIPGSNKEYSATLVGTDSESDLAVIRITKDNLPTIKFSDSNDISVGDLVFAIGNPFGVGESVTQGIVSALNKSGIGINSYENFIQTDASINPGNSGGALIDSRGGLVGINTAIISKTGGNHGIGFAIPSNMVKDIVTQLIKTGKIERGYLGVGLQDLSGDLQNSYDNKEGAVVISVEKDSPAKKAGILVWDLITEVNGKKVKNTNELRNLIGSMLPNQRVTLKVIRDKKERAFTLTLAERKNPNKKETISAQNGAQGQLNGLQVEDLTQKTKRSMRLSDDVQGVLVSQVNENSPAEQAGFRQGNIITKIEEVEVKSVADFNHALEKYKGKPKRFLVLDLNQGYRIILVK
- a CDS encoding amino acid permease, translated to MDNQKITHQEITQKQGELKRDMKMRHLLMIAFGGAIGTGLFVGTGGNIANAGPLGTLIAYCFGGLVVYCIMLSLGELASVYPTTGSFGDYAAKFIGPGTGYMVFWMYWLGWVITVALEYIAIGMLMQRWFVNIPIHYWVILCIALVFLLNFFSVKIFAEGEFFFSLIKVLAVIAFISIGVIGIIYQIYLHGFSSIFDNFHFGDKGFFPNGSAAVFSAMLAVIFAFTGTEVIGVAVGETKNASEVMPKAIKATLWRIVFFFLGSVFVISVFLPMNDSSIAQSPFVSVLERINLPFIGMGIPYVADIMNAVIITAMFSTANSGLYGASRMIYGLSKQKMFFKVFSQLNRQGTPTYAMFFSLSFSLIGLLVQIYAKENVVEALINVISFTVIIVWVSVSVSQYSFRKQYLKAGHSLEDLPYKAPFLPFLQLIGITGCVIGVIGSAMDKDQRIGMILTIVFAVICYIGYYFTQKANENNKKDLI
- a CDS encoding OriC activity response regulator; the encoded protein is MKILIIEDDLALARSISHNLHDLGHFCEIISSISEENKEPYDVILVSSKVCTQGRCEHFVRYNSKQIIIMMASHVNEDGVNKPIQAGARDYILKPFKMDELLRKIQYHKAYQEMTARLGFYENYLDFIHAELPLPKDFSYRPPFIIHTPSQELANAYLLQYAKERQMDFSFFSLKDTTWKDLYKNKDKLERPFYIMHLEELKKDEQLKLLELARSCPIVLSYTHKEPLEFPKIVSIECGNKPLSLFNNHTTFLSIQEYEKEAIRHFSSTCTDTELANKLGISRKSLWEKRRKYNLPRK